The following proteins are co-located in the Paraphotobacterium marinum genome:
- a CDS encoding YagU family protein, which produces MINFTNKKDRRYGAALWAGFLGGNVSSLVKFGAEIPLPPRTADRASPPIELLQDFGFQAQNWVYSYSNHVINFAGCGFHHLFSIFFAMLYAFAAEICPKIKLWQGALFGIVITIAFHGIALPLFKLAPPIWNLPAAELFSETLGHILWAWTIEVFRRDIRSRVTKEPDLN; this is translated from the coding sequence ATGATAAACTTTACAAACAAAAAAGATAGAAGATATGGAGCTGCTTTGTGGGCTGGCTTTTTAGGCGGAAATGTATCAAGCTTAGTTAAATTTGGTGCAGAAATTCCATTACCACCAAGAACTGCAGATAGAGCAAGCCCTCCTATTGAATTATTACAAGATTTTGGATTTCAGGCACAAAACTGGGTTTATTCTTACTCAAACCATGTGATTAATTTTGCAGGTTGTGGCTTTCACCACTTGTTCTCAATATTTTTTGCGATGTTGTATGCTTTTGCAGCAGAAATTTGTCCAAAAATAAAGTTATGGCAGGGGGCATTATTTGGTATTGTGATCACTATTGCTTTTCACGGTATTGCATTGCCTTTATTTAAGTTGGCACCACCCATTTGGAATTTACCCGCAGCTGAACTATTTTCTGAAACTTTAGGTCATATTTTATGGGCATGGACTATTGAAGTGTTCAGGCGTGATATAAGAAGCAGAGTTACAAAAGAACCTGACTTAAATTAA
- a CDS encoding intermembrane phospholipid transport protein YdbH family protein: MNIDYQNDECQITAQNTNIDKINCVLNIENPLFNNLDIGHVIEKRKGTLYIKYENNILNLHSNKDINIHSKYLSQFDIGISDEKFSVEPFVANFLVTSQKINLLKPSSILVTSKNFNAKSDMRKLTCSFSNFKCHSDIKNSLKLKKLQFKKDISVSNLNLNFNSNMFYNFNSESFNVFLKQIKFDINRIQIKKDEDQISIKDSSANVKMIHLNSSNPKINQNNIAFNSTDIILDSEVNFQDKTESALKKGTWITQNYRLGILGTIKLEPTQNIHKLDYDYTILTKLDKNNLKFPQIKLTGNGQVKDKVVDLNSKVLNESNTLLAHVNISSIKDNHKIKIQTVPLEFSQDKTFQNFYLKDFPLDVDITEGALQIKSIFSWHNNHFSNQINIKGQHLNLSLFKNKFIGTNLNFHLKDSKFKSLDDGFVQVKKIEGPFIINDTMIDWKMNPSNPVYGVLSLKSRIFGGTIEALKVPINLNSSVHNLNLKIKKLNLDEVFEKFGYGEVYASGFLSGNVPVMLKDRQINIKDGDLHATTPGEFHYVKNSTIYNSMAKSDNEAVRLLNQILSTYKYNKLNLNFDYQPEGLLLSRFRFEGYSKNFDGDNDNIRVNLNVNIQDNILQLMKSIRMLNSNYFEDQINDNLKWKTEESTP; this comes from the coding sequence TTGAACATTGATTATCAAAATGATGAATGTCAAATTACTGCCCAAAACACAAACATTGATAAAATTAATTGTGTCTTAAATATTGAAAACCCCCTTTTCAATAATTTAGACATAGGGCATGTAATTGAGAAAAGAAAGGGAACTCTCTACATTAAATATGAAAACAATATATTGAACCTTCATTCAAATAAGGATATTAATATCCATTCTAAATACTTGAGTCAATTTGATATTGGTATCTCCGATGAAAAATTTTCTGTTGAGCCATTTGTAGCTAACTTTTTGGTAACTTCTCAAAAAATCAATTTATTAAAACCTTCTTCAATCTTAGTGACTTCCAAAAATTTTAATGCAAAATCTGATATGAGAAAATTAACGTGCTCCTTTTCAAATTTTAAGTGTCATTCAGACATCAAAAACTCTTTAAAATTAAAAAAGCTTCAGTTTAAAAAAGATATTTCAGTTTCTAACCTCAATTTAAATTTTAACTCCAACATGTTTTATAATTTTAACTCTGAAAGCTTTAATGTCTTTCTCAAACAGATAAAATTTGATATTAATCGGATACAAATTAAAAAAGATGAAGACCAAATATCTATTAAGGACTCGAGTGCTAATGTAAAAATGATTCACCTCAACTCATCCAACCCCAAAATAAACCAAAATAATATTGCATTCAATTCAACAGATATAATATTAGACAGTGAAGTTAATTTTCAAGATAAAACAGAAAGTGCTCTAAAAAAAGGAACTTGGATTACCCAAAATTATCGGCTAGGGATTTTAGGGACAATAAAATTAGAACCCACCCAAAACATTCATAAATTAGATTATGACTATACTATATTGACTAAATTAGATAAAAACAATCTCAAATTTCCCCAAATTAAACTAACTGGAAATGGACAGGTTAAAGATAAAGTGGTTGATTTAAATTCTAAGGTTCTAAATGAAAGCAATACTCTTTTAGCACATGTAAACATATCATCCATCAAAGACAACCACAAAATAAAAATTCAAACAGTCCCATTAGAATTTAGCCAAGACAAAACTTTCCAAAACTTTTATTTAAAGGACTTTCCGTTAGATGTTGATATCACAGAAGGTGCTTTACAAATTAAATCAATTTTTAGTTGGCATAATAACCACTTTAGTAATCAAATTAATATCAAAGGACAGCATTTAAATTTGTCATTATTTAAAAATAAATTTATAGGTACAAATTTAAATTTCCATTTAAAAGACTCTAAATTTAAATCCTTAGATGATGGATTTGTACAAGTTAAAAAAATTGAGGGACCTTTTATAATCAATGATACAATGATTGATTGGAAAATGAACCCGTCTAACCCTGTCTATGGTGTGCTATCTTTAAAAAGTAGGATTTTTGGGGGTACGATCGAAGCCTTAAAAGTTCCAATCAATTTAAATAGCTCTGTTCACAATTTAAATTTAAAAATAAAAAAATTAAATTTAGATGAGGTTTTTGAAAAATTTGGTTATGGTGAAGTTTATGCCTCAGGATTTCTATCCGGTAATGTTCCAGTTATGCTGAAAGATAGACAAATAAATATAAAAGATGGTGATTTACATGCTACAACTCCCGGAGAATTTCACTATGTTAAAAACTCTACGATTTATAATAGTATGGCAAAATCAGACAATGAAGCCGTAAGATTACTAAACCAAATTTTGAGCACATACAAATACAATAAACTAAACTTAAACTTTGATTATCAACCTGAAGGGCTTTTGTTATCCAGATTTAGATTTGAGGGGTATTCAAAAAACTTTGATGGGGATAATGACAATATTAGAGTTAATCTCAATGTAAATATACAAGATAATATTTTACAATTAATGAAATCAATACGAATGCTCAATTCTAATTATTTTGAAGATCAGATTAATGATAATTTAAAGTGGAAAACCGAGGAATCAACGCCATAA
- the yciH gene encoding stress response translation initiation inhibitor YciH — protein sequence MSDNSRLVYSTEFGKIKEDKPQETFDGDGIVRIQRETKGRKGKGVCVISGINPLENNLKDICKKLKQACGCGGSVKGKQIEIQGDNREKIKSVLEGMSFKVKFAGG from the coding sequence ATGAGTGATAATTCAAGACTTGTTTATTCAACCGAATTTGGAAAAATTAAAGAAGACAAACCACAAGAAACCTTTGACGGTGACGGTATTGTTCGAATTCAAAGAGAAACAAAAGGACGAAAAGGAAAAGGTGTATGTGTTATTTCTGGTATTAACCCACTTGAAAACAATTTAAAAGATATTTGCAAAAAACTAAAACAAGCCTGTGGCTGTGGTGGCTCTGTTAAGGGAAAACAGATAGAAATTCAAGGCGATAATAGAGAAAAAATAAAAAGTGTTTTAGAGGGTATGAGCTTTAAAGTAAAGTTTGCAGGTGGATAA
- a CDS encoding metal-dependent hydrolase — MANFQTHFSGAAIAGVLSSSLFLSANVVSIHYFLACLCLTIIGGIFPDIDSDHSESIKIIFTLLALFFSTFSLIFVTNHASLLICIISFFSTYLVIRYGLINAFRHLTSHRGLFHSIPMSLLISILIYMLSHWGLKFSSLSSLVFGFSFLIGYITHLGLDEFYSVNFSNVKLKKSFGSALTIFSLNNIIGYSLLYIILFSLIFINPIIISNAILIKNLILKMHIL, encoded by the coding sequence ATGGCAAATTTTCAAACTCATTTTTCTGGTGCCGCAATAGCAGGAGTTTTAAGCAGCTCTTTATTTCTCAGTGCGAATGTTGTTTCCATTCATTATTTCCTAGCGTGTCTTTGCCTCACAATTATTGGTGGCATTTTTCCTGACATCGACTCAGATCATTCGGAATCCATCAAAATAATATTTACATTGCTTGCCTTGTTTTTTTCAACATTTAGCCTTATTTTTGTCACCAATCATGCCAGTTTATTAATTTGTATTATTTCTTTTTTTTCTACATATTTAGTAATTAGGTATGGCTTAATTAATGCCTTTAGACATTTAACTTCCCATCGAGGACTCTTTCATTCTATTCCGATGAGTCTTTTGATATCGATTTTAATTTACATGCTTTCTCATTGGGGTTTAAAATTTTCATCGCTATCATCATTAGTTTTTGGTTTCAGCTTTTTAATTGGTTACATTACGCATCTTGGGTTAGATGAATTTTACAGTGTCAATTTTTCCAATGTAAAATTAAAAAAATCATTTGGAAGTGCTTTAACCATTTTTTCTTTAAATAATATTATCGGATATTCCCTATTATATATCATACTTTTTAGCCTCATATTTATAAACCCTATTATAATTTCAAATGCTATTTTGATAAAAAACTTAATTCTTAAAATGCATATTTTATGA
- a CDS encoding nucleoside phosphorylase, with amino-acid sequence MINKVMPHIHVSAEQISKKVIICGDPERVTRASFLLTDTTLIAHNREFKVLNGYYQNELITICSTGIGSPSTGIVIEELNKCNVQKIIRVGSCGSLRHDINHGDIIVAEGAVRDEGTSKSYVADGFPAVASRHLMRKIEDSILSDTQLNHYFGIVRSHDSFYIDNESEILHFWSQKNVIGCDMETSTLLTLARLRGIEAASILFVVTNFSNDVLDEISNYTQNSLNTKFNEQEALKLALETLIK; translated from the coding sequence ATGATAAATAAAGTAATGCCGCACATTCATGTAAGTGCTGAGCAAATATCTAAAAAAGTTATCATTTGTGGTGATCCTGAAAGAGTAACTCGAGCCTCTTTCTTACTAACAGATACTACTTTAATAGCTCATAATAGAGAATTTAAAGTGTTAAATGGTTATTATCAAAATGAATTAATCACTATTTGTAGCACAGGTATAGGGAGTCCCTCCACTGGAATTGTAATAGAAGAGCTCAACAAATGTAATGTTCAAAAAATCATACGAGTGGGTTCTTGTGGCTCTCTGAGACATGACATTAATCATGGTGATATTATTGTTGCCGAAGGTGCTGTTCGTGATGAAGGGACTTCAAAGTCTTATGTCGCCGATGGTTTTCCCGCAGTTGCGTCAAGGCATCTAATGAGAAAAATAGAAGATTCAATATTAAGTGATACCCAGCTTAATCATTATTTTGGCATTGTCCGCTCACATGACTCTTTTTATATCGATAATGAAAGTGAGATATTACATTTTTGGTCTCAAAAAAATGTTATTGGTTGCGATATGGAAACCTCGACTCTGTTAACTCTTGCTAGATTGAGGGGAATAGAAGCAGCATCAATCTTATTTGTTGTAACAAATTTTTCTAACGATGTACTTGATGAAATCTCAAATTATACCCAAAATAGCCTAAACACAAAATTTAATGAACAGGAAGCTTTAAAATTAGCTCTTGAGACACTGATTAAGTAA
- a CDS encoding rhodanese-like domain-containing protein — protein MKQISPNELHQLIQSDSGNLFLLDVREKWEFDIARLEQSINIPMSQIPSALNELDEEQTIICICHHGIRSMHVCNYLMQAGFDNVINLTGGIDKWSSDVDPNVSKY, from the coding sequence ATGAAACAAATTTCACCGAATGAACTTCATCAACTTATTCAATCGGACAGTGGAAATCTTTTTTTATTAGATGTGAGAGAAAAGTGGGAGTTCGATATTGCCCGATTAGAACAATCTATTAATATCCCCATGTCACAAATTCCATCAGCTTTAAATGAGCTTGATGAAGAACAAACCATCATTTGTATTTGTCACCATGGTATACGAAGCATGCATGTGTGTAATTATTTAATGCAAGCAGGATTCGATAATGTGATCAATCTAACCGGTGGAATCGACAAATGGTCGTCTGATGTTGATCCCAATGTAAGTAAGTATTAA
- a CDS encoding ATP-binding cassette domain-containing protein, with translation MIKINGLTKHYTKQQDIRPALKDFTLDIQSGETIVIVGSSGSGKTTLLNIIAGTLRPTDGNVWIDGNCVQNMSLYELKSQIGFVFQQAGLFPHMSVYKNIILPIITSNIKTVPKELQIKAEDLIQLMNMDKKMLLNFPSELSGGQQQRVNIARALSTNPDIVLMDEPFSALDILTKNQLYDEIKVLNQKLKKTIVLITHDFSEALLLADKIVVMDQGEIQQIGTPKNIVQKPSNDFVRQYKSQSLISYEKIKHFIE, from the coding sequence ATGATTAAAATTAACGGATTAACTAAACACTATACGAAGCAGCAAGATATTCGTCCTGCTCTCAAAGACTTTACTTTGGATATTCAAAGCGGTGAAACTATAGTTATAGTAGGCTCTTCAGGTTCCGGCAAAACCACATTACTGAATATAATAGCAGGGACTTTAAGGCCAACAGATGGAAATGTATGGATTGATGGCAATTGCGTCCAAAATATGTCTCTTTATGAATTAAAGTCCCAAATTGGATTTGTCTTTCAACAAGCAGGTTTGTTCCCGCACATGTCTGTTTACAAAAATATTATTTTACCAATCATCACCTCAAATATAAAAACAGTTCCCAAAGAGCTTCAAATAAAAGCAGAGGACCTTATCCAACTTATGAATATGGATAAAAAAATGTTGCTTAATTTCCCTAGTGAATTATCAGGCGGGCAGCAGCAAAGAGTGAATATTGCCAGAGCACTATCGACAAATCCAGATATAGTTTTAATGGATGAACCTTTTAGCGCTCTAGATATTTTAACTAAAAACCAGTTATATGATGAAATTAAAGTTCTAAATCAAAAACTAAAAAAAACGATAGTGTTGATCACACATGATTTCAGTGAAGCATTATTGCTTGCTGATAAAATTGTGGTTATGGACCAAGGTGAGATTCAACAGATTGGAACGCCAAAAAATATCGTGCAAAAACCAAGTAATGACTTTGTTAGACAGTACAAAAGTCAGTCATTAATTTCATATGAAAAAATCAAACATTTTATAGAGTAA
- a CDS encoding ammonium transporter, with product MNFRAFLIFVFVLLPNVCFADGINSGDTAWMLVSSVLVLFMTIPGLALFYGGMVRKKNILSLSMQAFATACIISLLWFFVGYSLCFTEGNAFLGDLTNIALNKLSINSLSDTIPESLFVMFQMTFAIIAPVIIVGAVVERVKFSALILFLSLWSILVYCPICHWVWGPDGWLDSLGVLDFAGGDVIHINAGIAGLVAAMVLGPRYNYKKDNMSPHNLIYAVIGGALLWIGWFGFNAGSAATAGKAAAMAMLVTQIATAAAGVTWMFIEWYIHKKPSLLGIISGCVAGLVAITPAAGFVDPVGGLFTGIFGSAGCYWGVTVLKRKLNIDDSLDCWGIHGIGGIIGAITTGIFACKSIGGTPGLLEGNFMQVPIQLVGVLSSIFYSGIVSYIILKVIDKMLGFRVALDDEQLGLDLSCHDEKLG from the coding sequence ATGAATTTTAGAGCTTTTTTAATTTTTGTTTTTGTTTTACTGCCTAACGTTTGTTTTGCAGATGGCATTAATTCTGGCGATACTGCCTGGATGTTGGTTTCGAGTGTGCTGGTGCTTTTTATGACCATACCTGGATTAGCGTTATTTTATGGAGGTATGGTCAGAAAAAAAAATATTCTTTCTCTAAGCATGCAGGCCTTTGCAACAGCATGCATTATTAGTTTACTTTGGTTTTTTGTAGGTTATTCGCTTTGTTTTACCGAGGGTAATGCTTTTTTGGGTGATTTAACTAACATTGCTTTAAACAAATTATCAATAAATTCGCTTAGTGATACTATTCCTGAATCATTGTTCGTAATGTTTCAAATGACATTTGCTATTATCGCACCCGTTATTATAGTCGGTGCTGTTGTTGAGCGTGTAAAGTTTTCAGCCTTAATTCTTTTTTTATCATTATGGAGTATTCTTGTTTATTGTCCTATCTGTCATTGGGTATGGGGCCCTGACGGCTGGCTTGATAGTTTAGGTGTTCTTGATTTTGCCGGTGGAGATGTGATTCATATTAACGCAGGGATTGCTGGTTTGGTGGCTGCTATGGTTTTAGGACCTAGGTATAATTACAAAAAAGATAATATGTCGCCACATAACCTGATATATGCCGTTATTGGAGGAGCTTTATTATGGATCGGATGGTTTGGCTTTAATGCGGGCTCTGCTGCAACTGCAGGAAAAGCAGCAGCTATGGCTATGCTAGTGACACAAATTGCAACTGCTGCTGCAGGTGTAACATGGATGTTTATCGAGTGGTACATTCATAAAAAGCCCAGTTTATTAGGAATCATTTCTGGTTGTGTCGCTGGTTTGGTTGCCATTACTCCTGCTGCAGGTTTTGTGGATCCTGTTGGTGGTTTATTTACAGGAATTTTTGGAAGTGCGGGTTGTTATTGGGGCGTTACAGTTTTAAAAAGAAAATTAAATATTGATGATTCTTTAGATTGCTGGGGTATTCATGGCATAGGGGGAATTATTGGTGCCATAACAACAGGTATTTTTGCTTGCAAATCAATTGGTGGAACTCCTGGATTATTAGAAGGCAATTTCATGCAAGTACCGATCCAATTGGTGGGTGTTTTAAGTTCAATTTTTTATAGCGGAATTGTTTCTTATATTATTTTAAAAGTAATTGATAAGATGCTTGGCTTTAGAGTCGCTTTAGATGACGAACAATTGGGACTTGATTTATCTTGTCATGATGAAAAATTAGGATAG
- a CDS encoding tyrosine-type recombinase/integrase produces the protein MKRVITEISCPITKRESMKVFSKNIASIEPWKEITQQSYAPNTLISFNNDWNHFINFCLEHQMIPLPATPKVIKLYLNHVRKTRKLATIKRYCITISLVHRCHGYVTPVDHQEIKLLLMSIHNDKTNDFKQPAPFRKFHLDQLIEKLGNSERLKDLRDLAIWSLMFEAMLKRTELKLITLNNLDLQNPKSITLTIEDYMFTLSEETSLLISKWLNHSLITEGFLFRSINKHGHIHNQPMDPSSIYRVFRRIAVELNLSHSVIFSGQSPRIGASLDLSEDGYQINEIQSKGRWKSSAMPAQYVGQIAKRNVEMDKFKKKKEWK, from the coding sequence ATGAAAAGAGTAATAACAGAGATTAGTTGCCCCATTACAAAACGAGAAAGTATGAAGGTATTTTCTAAAAACATTGCCTCAATAGAGCCTTGGAAGGAAATCACGCAACAATCCTATGCACCTAATACCTTGATTTCATTTAATAATGACTGGAATCATTTTATTAATTTTTGTTTAGAGCATCAGATGATACCTCTTCCAGCAACACCTAAAGTAATTAAGCTTTATTTGAATCATGTTCGAAAAACAAGAAAATTAGCTACCATTAAAAGATATTGTATAACTATTTCTCTCGTTCATCGTTGCCATGGTTATGTCACTCCCGTGGATCATCAAGAAATAAAACTTTTGTTAATGTCGATTCATAATGACAAAACCAATGATTTTAAGCAGCCAGCTCCTTTTCGAAAGTTTCATTTAGATCAATTAATTGAAAAGTTAGGCAATAGTGAACGATTAAAAGATTTAAGAGATTTAGCGATTTGGTCATTAATGTTCGAAGCCATGTTAAAAAGGACAGAGCTAAAACTCATTACTTTAAATAATTTAGATTTACAAAACCCGAAAAGTATAACTCTAACGATAGAAGATTACATGTTCACTTTGTCTGAAGAAACTTCGTTATTAATCAGCAAATGGCTCAACCACAGCTTAATTACAGAGGGGTTTCTTTTTCGAAGTATAAATAAACATGGACATATTCATAACCAGCCTATGGATCCTTCCTCTATTTACAGGGTGTTTAGACGTATCGCTGTCGAGTTAAATTTATCTCATTCTGTTATCTTTTCAGGACAATCGCCACGAATTGGCGCCTCTCTTGATTTATCAGAAGATGGCTATCAAATTAATGAGATACAATCCAAAGGCAGATGGAAAAGCTCTGCTATGCCAGCTCAATATGTCGGTCAAATTGCCAAAAGAAATGTTGAAATGGATAAATTTAAAAAGAAAAAAGAATGGAAGTAA
- a CDS encoding D-alanine--D-alanine ligase, which produces MNTKTIMLLCGGGESEHEISLKSSKYIEENLNNIPNVEYIKVEIKKNGWYCPNDDKVSFDLDGNLNMTTSKLKIDYVIPCIHGYPGETGDIQSLLKMSNTPYLGCDSESSKICFNKVTTKLWFDALGIKNTPYIFLQDQSEDALLEASNFLFEHEEVFVKAASQGSSIGCYKVDNIGELLESIKKAFTYSDVVLIEKCLKVRELEVAAYEMQDQLHVSFPGEIIAPQNSHYTFEEKYSADSQSVTHVKASNLTAQQVEIIDILSRKAFKFLNLKDLSRIDFFLTEDGEIYLNEINTFPGMTEISMFPKMLIENGHSFQEYLKDKINAE; this is translated from the coding sequence ATGAATACAAAAACAATAATGCTTCTTTGTGGGGGCGGTGAGTCAGAGCACGAAATTTCTTTAAAATCTTCAAAATACATAGAAGAAAACCTTAATAATATTCCCAATGTAGAATACATTAAAGTTGAAATCAAAAAAAATGGATGGTATTGCCCAAATGATGATAAGGTGTCTTTTGATTTAGATGGTAATTTAAATATGACAACATCTAAGTTAAAAATTGATTATGTTATCCCCTGTATCCATGGTTATCCTGGAGAAACAGGAGATATTCAATCTCTCCTTAAAATGTCTAATACACCTTATTTGGGTTGTGACTCAGAATCTAGCAAAATTTGTTTTAATAAAGTGACAACTAAATTATGGTTTGATGCACTTGGTATAAAAAATACACCTTACATCTTTTTGCAAGATCAATCTGAAGATGCATTGCTTGAAGCTTCTAATTTTTTATTTGAACATGAAGAGGTTTTTGTAAAAGCGGCTTCTCAAGGCTCATCGATTGGTTGTTATAAAGTAGATAACATTGGAGAGCTGTTAGAATCTATAAAAAAAGCATTTACTTATTCAGATGTGGTATTAATTGAAAAATGCCTGAAGGTTAGAGAGCTTGAAGTTGCAGCGTATGAAATGCAAGATCAATTACATGTCAGTTTTCCTGGTGAAATCATTGCACCTCAAAACAGCCATTATACTTTTGAAGAAAAATATAGTGCTGACAGTCAATCAGTGACCCATGTAAAAGCCTCTAATTTGACAGCACAGCAAGTTGAGATCATTGATATTTTATCTCGAAAAGCTTTCAAATTTTTAAATTTAAAAGATTTATCACGCATTGATTTTTTCTTAACGGAAGATGGTGAAATTTATTTAAATGAAATCAATACATTTCCAGGAATGACTGAAATATCGATGTTTCCCAAGATGTTAATTGAAAATGGACATTCATTCCAAGAATATCTGAAAGATAAAATAAATGCTGAATAA
- a CDS encoding DUF1499 domain-containing protein yields the protein MKWGQRSRSTVTKQIINFDNLKKPDKKNWYLAAPEHNELTVTPDLIVPIYNMSLKKLNQQWNTFVQSKRFTLSYSNKNNERQYVFRSFFFRFPDLLTVKLIPIDEKTSSLVMLSFALVGYYDFGVNKRRVNKILTNFENYIK from the coding sequence ATGAAGTGGGGACAAAGAAGTCGTTCTACAGTCACTAAACAAATTATTAATTTTGATAATTTAAAAAAACCAGATAAAAAAAACTGGTATCTTGCAGCACCGGAACATAATGAATTGACTGTCACTCCGGACTTAATTGTGCCAATTTATAATATGAGTTTAAAAAAACTCAATCAACAATGGAATACTTTTGTACAATCAAAAAGATTTACCTTATCCTATTCGAATAAAAATAACGAAAGACAATATGTATTTCGAAGTTTTTTCTTTCGATTTCCAGATTTATTGACTGTTAAACTAATTCCTATCGATGAAAAAACATCATCTTTGGTGATGCTCAGTTTTGCATTGGTAGGTTATTATGATTTTGGCGTCAATAAAAGAAGGGTGAATAAAATTCTAACAAACTTTGAAAACTATATTAAATAA
- a CDS encoding Crp/Fnr family transcriptional regulator, whose protein sequence is MQLNFEIYKHTRFYKKLNQLKEPFLNDLKKCFLGSKCIPKNITLMTQNQSLQYLYLIYDGSIAFEMTTLGGKTYQLGNVKCDHTIIGEMEFYSNTLIQSTVVASEKINVEVISMALLEQLLEEKPEYHLIFTTSLSYDYLDSLDVMYQRILHPISYNIAIDLLKTEKKLTSFNSSIKEAERFGTSDRVYRRAVKGLMELNLITKEKNKLVIVDRKKLEEYIESMQIG, encoded by the coding sequence ATGCAATTAAATTTTGAAATATACAAACATACCAGATTCTACAAAAAATTAAATCAATTAAAAGAACCCTTTTTAAATGATTTGAAAAAGTGTTTTTTAGGAAGTAAGTGCATTCCAAAAAATATTACCCTAATGACTCAAAATCAAAGTCTGCAATACCTATATTTAATTTATGATGGTTCTATTGCTTTTGAAATGACAACTCTAGGTGGAAAAACCTACCAACTAGGGAATGTAAAATGTGATCATACGATAATTGGTGAAATGGAGTTTTATTCAAATACACTCATCCAATCAACAGTTGTCGCGTCTGAAAAAATTAATGTTGAAGTAATTAGTATGGCATTGCTTGAGCAGTTGCTCGAAGAAAAGCCTGAATACCATTTAATTTTCACTACATCTTTATCATATGATTACCTTGATTCTTTGGATGTTATGTATCAAAGAATTCTTCATCCCATATCCTATAATATTGCCATTGATCTGTTAAAAACAGAAAAAAAGTTAACATCATTTAATTCTTCAATAAAAGAAGCTGAACGTTTTGGTACCTCTGATCGCGTATACAGAAGAGCTGTTAAAGGGTTAATGGAGTTAAACTTAATCACTAAAGAAAAAAATAAGCTGGTAATCGTAGACCGGAAAAAACTCGAAGAATATATTGAATCAATGCAGATAGGATAA